The DNA region GATTTGAATAAGTTGTATTCCGCAGCACGTACCGGCGCTGTTTCAAATAAGGTGTTGGCAGATGTGCGTTCTGATTTTCAACGTGATTACGATAGGATTATATTTTCCGCTGCATTTAGAAGATTGCAAAACAAAACGCAAGTTTTTCCATTGCCTGGAAGTGTATTTGTACATAATCGGTTGACGCATTCATTGGAGGTTGCATCAGTTGGACGCTCTTTTGGTACGCTTGCAGGAGACTTTATTGCCTCGAAATATGCTTCAGATTTATCGGAAAATAGTAAAGAATTTTACAAATACAGTTTAAATAGTGTGATCGCGGCGGCAAGTCTTTGTCATGATATCGGCAATCCTGCATTTGGACATTCAGGAGAGGATGCTATTGCTAGTTATTTTATCCAAAATGGTAAACAATTATCCTCTTTTTTCTCCGAAAAAGAATGGGCTGATTTTACACATTTCGAAGGAAATTCTAATGCTATCAGAATACTGACTCAACAACAATCTGGCAAATCCGAAGGTGGGTTGATGTTGACCTATTCGACGCTTGCAGCAATTATGAAATATCCATGTGAAGCATCGGCTTCCACAAAAAAGGAAATTCATCGTAAAAAATTTGGCTTTTTTCAGGCGGAAAAGGAGATTTTTTTGAATATAGCTAGCGCTACGCAAATGAAAAAATTATC from Rhizosphaericola mali includes:
- the dgt gene encoding dGTP triphosphohydrolase; translation: MAIDLNKLYSAARTGAVSNKVLADVRSDFQRDYDRIIFSAAFRRLQNKTQVFPLPGSVFVHNRLTHSLEVASVGRSFGTLAGDFIASKYASDLSENSKEFYKYSLNSVIAAASLCHDIGNPAFGHSGEDAIASYFIQNGKQLSSFFSEKEWADFTHFEGNSNAIRILTQQQSGKSEGGLMLTYSTLAAIMKYPCEASASTKKEIHRKKFGFFQAEKEIFLNIASATQMKKLSEEPTIFARHPFVWLVEAADDICYSIIDLEDAHRLGIIDHSSCVAILSDLITELDAGAKQKIDAKRKIISDKNDFVSYLRSKCIGLLIKHATDIYMQNWESIAEGNYHIPLLDSIKNQCVALKQIEQFSIENIYDYSAVVEIENAGYNVMYELLDHFIPPILKENLSKSEEKALKLLPKQFLYDDNYYQKVLGVLDYISGMTDNYATELYRKIKGIEIGKIR